In Populus trichocarpa isolate Nisqually-1 chromosome 7, P.trichocarpa_v4.1, whole genome shotgun sequence, the following proteins share a genomic window:
- the LOC7483076 gene encoding elongation factor 2 translates to MVKFTAEELRRIMDFKHNIRNMSVIAHVDHGKSTLTDSLVAAAGIIAQEVAGDVRMTDTRADEAERGITIKSTGISLYYEMSDESLKRFKGERHGNEYLINLIDSPGHVDFSSEVTAALRITDGALVVVDCIEGVCVQTETVLRQALGERIRPVLTVNKMDRCFLELQVDGEEAFQTFSRVIENANVIMATYEDPLLGDCQVYPEKGTVAFSAGLHGWAFTLTNFAQMYASKFGVDESKMMERLWGENFFDPATKKWTTKNTGSATCKRGFVQFCYEPIKQIIKTCMNDQKDKLWPMLQKLGVVMKSDEKDLMGKPLMKRVMQTWLPASTALLEMMIFHLPSPATAQRYRVENLYEGPLDDAYANAIRNCDPNGPLMLYVSKMIPASDKGRFFAFGRVFAGKVTTGLKVRIMGPNYVPGEKKDLYVKSVQRTVIWMGKRQETVEDVPCGNTVALVGLDQFITKNATLTNEKEVDAHPIRAMKFSVSPVVRVAVQCKVASDLPKLVEGLKRLAKSDPMVVCSIEESGEHIIAGAGELHLEICLKDLQDDFMGGAEIIKSDPVVSFRETVIDKSCRVVMSKSPNKHNRLYMEARPMEEGLAEAIDDGRIGPRDDPKIRGKILSEEFGWDKDLAKKIWCFGPETTGPNMVVDMCKGVQYLNEIKDSVVAGFQWASKEGALAEENMRGICFEVCDVVLHSDAIHRGGGQVIPTARRVIYASQLTAKPRLLEPVYMVEIQAPEQALGGIYSVLNQKRGHVFEEIQRPGTPLYNIKAYLPVVESFGFSGTLRAATSGQAFPQCVFDHWDTMSSDPMEAGTQAAQLVAEIRKRKGLKEQMTPLSDFEDKL, encoded by the exons ATGGTGAAGTTTACAGCAGAGGAGCTTCGGCGTATTATGGACTTCAAGCACAACATCCGTAATATGTCCGTTATCGCTCATGTTGATCATG GAAAATCAACTCTCACTGATTCTCTTGTCGCTGCTGCTGGTATCATTGCCCAAGAGGTTGCTGGTGATGTTCGAATGACTGATACCCGGGCAGATGAGGCAGAACGTGGTATCACAATCAAATCTACTGGTATCTCTCTATACTATGAGATGTCAGATGAATCCCTCAAGAGATTCAAGGGAGAGAGGCATGGAAATGAGTATCTTATCAATCTTATAGACTCTCCAGGACACGTTGACTTTTCATCTGAGGTCACAGCTGCTCTTCGTATCACTGATGGCGCTCTGGTCGTTGTGGACTGTATTGAGGGTGTGTGTGTCCAGACTGAAACTGTGCTTCGACAGGCTTTGGGTGAGAGGATCAGGCCTGTCCTGACAGTTAACAAGATGGACAGGTGTTTCCTGGAGCTCCAGGTTGATGGAGAGGAGGCGTTTCAGACATTTTCTAGGGTTATTGAGAATGCCAATGTCATCATGGCAACCTATGAAGATCCCCTCCTTGGTGACTGTCAAGTCTACCCTGAGAAGGGTACCGTTGCTTTCTCTGCTGGTTTGCACGGCTGGGCTTTCACTTTGACCAACTTTGCCCAGATGTATGCCTCGAAGTTTGGAGTGGATGAGTCTAAGATGATGGAGAGGCTGTGGGGCGAGAACTTTTTTGATCCTGCTACCAAGAAGTGGACCACCAAGAACACTGGTTCTGCTACTTGCAAGCGTGGTTTTGTGCAGTTTTGTTATGAGCCAATCAAACAGATTATTAAAACGTGCATGAATGATCAGAAGGATAAATTGTGGCCCATGTTGCAAAAGCTTGGTGTTGTCATGAAGTCTGATGAGAAGGACTTGATGGGAAAGCCTCTGATGAAGCGTGTGATGCAGACCTGGCTGCCAGCAAGCACTGCTCTGCTTGAAATGATGATCTTTCACCTGCCCTCTCCTGCAACGGCTCAGAGATACCGTGTGGAGAACTTGTATGAGGGTCCCCTTGATGATGCTTATGCCAATGCTATCAGGAATTGTGACCCTAATGGCCCCCTCATGCTCTACGTGTCTAAGATGATTCCTGCTTCTGACAAGGGTAGGTTCTTTGCCTTTGGGCGTGTTTTCGCTGGAAAGGTAACAACTGGTCTGAAGGTTAGGATCATGGGACCAAACTATGTGCCTGGTGAGAAGAAGGACTTGTATGTGAAGAGTGTGCAGAGGACTGTTATTTGGATGGGGAAGAGGCAAGAAACCGTTGAGGATGTGCCTTGTGGTAACACTGTTGCCTTGGTTGGACTGGATCAGTTCATCACTAAGAATGCCACTTTAACTAATGAAAAGGAAGTCGATGCCCATCCTATTCGTGCTATGAAGTTCTCTGTCTCGCCTGTTGTGCGTGTGGCTGTTCAGTGCAAGGTAGCATCTGACCTCCCCAAGCTGGTGGAAGGTCTGAAGCGTTTGGCGAAGTCTGATCCCATGGTTGTCTGTAGCATTGAGGAATCTGGAGAGCATATCATTGCTGGAGCTGGAGAGCTGCACCTTGAGATCTGTTTGAAGGATTTGCAGGATGATTTTATGGGTGGGGCAGAAATCATAAAGTCTGACCCTGTTGTGTCGTTCCGTGAGACTGTCATAGATAAGTCCTGCCGTGTGGTGATGAGCAAATCTCCTAACAAGCACAACCGTCTCTACATGGAGGCACGGCCCATGGAAGAAGGGCTTGCAGAGGCTATTGATGATGGTCGTATTGGTCCAAGAGATGATCCAAAGATTCGGGGCAAGATCTTGTCCGAGGAGTTTGGTTGGGACAAGGATCTTGCAAAGAAAATCTGGTGCTTTGGTCCTGAGACCACCGGGCCAAACATGGTTGTGGATATGTGTAAGGGAGTTCAGTACCTTAATGAAATCAAGGATTCTGTTGTTGCTGGTTTCCAGTGGGCTTCAAAGGAAGGTGCCTTGGCTGAAGAAAACATGCGAGGTATCTGCTTTGAAGTCTGTGATGTGGTTCTTCATTCCGATGCCATTCACAGAGGTGGTGGGCAGGTCATTCCTACTGCCAGGAGGGTTATCTATGCCTCCCAGCTGACTGCCAAGCCCAGGCTCCTTGAGCCCGTGTACATGGTGGAGATCCAAGCCCCCGAGCAGGCTCTTGGTGGCATCTACAGTGTTCTTAACCAGAAACGTGGTCATGTGTTTGAAGAAATTCAGAGGCCCGGTACCCCCCTGTACAATATCAAGGCGTACCTCCCTGTTGTCGAGTCTTTTGGATTTTCCGGCACTTTGAGGGCTGCAACATCAGGACAGGCTTTCCCACAATGTGTTTTTGATCATTGGGACACGATGTCTTCTGATCCAATGGAAGCCGGTACACAAGCAGCACAGCTTGTTGCAGAAATCAGGAAGCGAAAGGGTTTGAAGGAGCAGATGACCCCATTATCTGATTTCGAGGACAAGCTGTGA